A single Cucumis melo cultivar AY chromosome 4, USDA_Cmelo_AY_1.0, whole genome shotgun sequence DNA region contains:
- the LOC103503475 gene encoding bax inhibitor 1-like, with the protein MDAFSSFFDSQSGSRTRWSYDSLKNFRQISPAVQSHLQRVYLTLGCALVASAAGAYLHILWNIGGFLTTLATIGCITWLMATPPYEEKKRASILLGAALLEGASIGPLISLAIEIDPSVLVSAFVGTAIAFCCFSGAALLARRREFLYLGGLLSSGVSILLWLHFASSLFGGSTALFKFELYFGLLVFVGYMVVDTQEIIEMAHLGDMDYVKHALTLFTDFIAVFVRILIIMLKNSAEKNERERKKKRRD; encoded by the exons ATGGACGCATTCTCATCTTTCTTCGATTCTCAATCTGGATCCAGAACCCGCTGGAGCTATGATTCTCTCAAGAATTTCCGGCAGATTTCGCCCGCCGTTCAATCTCATCTTCAGCGG GTTTATCTCACCCTTGGTTGTGCTTTGGTTGCATCTGCTGCTGGAGCTTATCTGCATATACTTTGGAATATTGGTGGTTTTCTTACAACACTTGCAACTATTGGATGTATTACATGGCTAATGGCTACTCCTCCTTATGAAGAG AAAAAGAGGGCCTCTATTTTATTAGGGGCTGCTCTTCTCGAAGGGGCTTCCATTGGTCCTTTGATCAGTCTGGCTATTGAGATTGACCCAAG TGTTCTGGTGAGCGCTTTCGTGGGAACTGCGATTGCGTTTTGTTGTTTCTCAGGAGCAGCCTTGTTGGCAAGACGTAGAGAATTCCTTTATCTCGGTGGCTTACTTTCTTCCGGTGTATCCATTTTACTCTGGTTACATTTTGCCTCCTCTTTATTCGGTGGTTCTACTGCCCTTTTCAAGTTTGAG TTGTACTTTGGGCTATTGGTTTTTGTTGGCTACATGGTAGTTGATACTCAGGAAATAATTGAAATGGCACATCTGGGTGATATGGATTATGTGAAACATGCATTGACTCTCTTCACTGATTTCATTGCGGTGTTTGTCCGAATTCTCATTATAATG CTAAAGAACTCAGCTGAGAAGAACGAgagggagaggaagaagaagaggagggACTGA
- the LOC103503467 gene encoding uncharacterized protein LOC103503467 isoform X2: MEATSVSGSKGTVISEKGQFRGIRIENPFTLKVGQIFTGFGVGCGVGIGVGRPINMGKFFFFLCRPINMGAIPVMNELMSATRGATDAFSGITRHLNNSLRKLGATNIQAGIGCGVGFGHGFGIGLAIKPSFLHQVHSSAMVAMEKVMTKLGNNPSLPISQGAVPVSLQSASSMTNASENEHPIASIRKIAKEVPGTALENLSGYRDMSKGSTLQNALSSRSYGTRTEKVIDSFLQNPVFKGEDTELKDEVGRLRLENHLFQMVIMHQKLIQELREENNKLHQILVEDLKIPPSKLQASNIGRNIPPCSDCFECRRKQRRRRS; the protein is encoded by the exons ATGGAAGCTACAAGTGTCTCAGGCAGTAAGGGTACGGTGATTTCTGAGAAAGGGCAATTTCGTGGAATCCGAATAGAGAATCCCTTTACTTTGAAGGTGGGTCAAATTTTTACAGGCTTTGGCGTCGGATGTGGCGTCGGTATCGGCGTTGGCCGCCCCATAAACATGGGtaaattctttttcttcctttgtcgTCCCATAAACATGG GTGCAATTCCTGTCATGAACGAATTAATGAGTGCCACAAGAGGTGCAACCGATGCGTTTTCTGGCATAACGAGGCACTTAAATAACTCT CTCAGGAAATTAGGAGCTACGAACATCCAAGCTGGCATTGGGTGTGGAGTTGGTTTTGGCCATGGTTTTGGTATTG GCCTGGCTATCAAGCCTTCATTTCTACATCAAGTTCACTCTTCTGCGATGGTAG CAATGGAGAAGGTGATGACAAAATTAGGAAATAATCCTAGTCTTCCAATTAGTCAAGGCGCCGTACCAGTATCACTACAATCTGCGAGCAGCATGACAAATGCTTCAGAGAATGAACATCCTATTGCAAGTATCagaaaaattgcaaaagaagtGCCTGGAACAGCCCTAGAAAATCTGTCTGGATATCGAGACATGTCTAAGGGATCCACTCTTCAAAATGCTCTATCGAGCAGATCATATGGAACTCGAACTGAAAAGGTCATTGACAGTTTCTTGCAAAATCCTGTTTTTAAAGGAGAAGATACTGAACTGAAGGATGAG GTTGGACGGCTGCGGCTTGAGAACCATCTCTTCCAAATG GTAATAATGCATCAGAAACTTATTCAAGAGCTTAGGGAGGAAAATAACAAGCTTCACCAAATACTAGTGGAAGACTTGAAAATACCTCCCAGCAAGCTCCAAGCAAGTAACATAGGTAGAAATATTCCACCATGTTCGGATTGTTTCGAGTGCCGAAGAAAGcaaaggaggaggaggagctAA
- the LOC103503467 gene encoding uncharacterized protein LOC103503467 isoform X3, giving the protein MEATSVSGSKGTVISEKGQFRGIRIENPFTLKVGQIFTGFGVGCGVGIGVGRPINMGKFFFFLCRPINMGAIPVMNELMSATRGATDAFSGITRHLNNSEIRSYEHPSWHWVWSWFWPWFWYWPGYQAFISTSSSLFCDAMEKVMTKLGNNPSLPISQGAVPVSLQSASSMTNASENEHPIASIRKIAKEVPGTALENLSGYRDMSKGSTLQNALSSRSYGTRTEKVIDSFLQNPVFKGEDTELKDEVGRLRLENHLFQMVIMHQKLIQELREENNKLHQILVEDLKIPPSKLQASNIGRNIPPCSDCFECRRKQRRRRS; this is encoded by the exons ATGGAAGCTACAAGTGTCTCAGGCAGTAAGGGTACGGTGATTTCTGAGAAAGGGCAATTTCGTGGAATCCGAATAGAGAATCCCTTTACTTTGAAGGTGGGTCAAATTTTTACAGGCTTTGGCGTCGGATGTGGCGTCGGTATCGGCGTTGGCCGCCCCATAAACATGGGtaaattctttttcttcctttgtcgTCCCATAAACATGG GTGCAATTCCTGTCATGAACGAATTAATGAGTGCCACAAGAGGTGCAACCGATGCGTTTTCTGGCATAACGAGGCACTTAAATAACTCT GAAATTAGGAGCTACGAACATCCAAGCTGGCATTGGGTGTGGAGTTGGTTTTGGCCATGGTTTTGGTATTG GCCTGGCTATCAAGCCTTCATTTCTACATCAAGTTCACTCTTCTGCGATG CAATGGAGAAGGTGATGACAAAATTAGGAAATAATCCTAGTCTTCCAATTAGTCAAGGCGCCGTACCAGTATCACTACAATCTGCGAGCAGCATGACAAATGCTTCAGAGAATGAACATCCTATTGCAAGTATCagaaaaattgcaaaagaagtGCCTGGAACAGCCCTAGAAAATCTGTCTGGATATCGAGACATGTCTAAGGGATCCACTCTTCAAAATGCTCTATCGAGCAGATCATATGGAACTCGAACTGAAAAGGTCATTGACAGTTTCTTGCAAAATCCTGTTTTTAAAGGAGAAGATACTGAACTGAAGGATGAG GTTGGACGGCTGCGGCTTGAGAACCATCTCTTCCAAATG GTAATAATGCATCAGAAACTTATTCAAGAGCTTAGGGAGGAAAATAACAAGCTTCACCAAATACTAGTGGAAGACTTGAAAATACCTCCCAGCAAGCTCCAAGCAAGTAACATAGGTAGAAATATTCCACCATGTTCGGATTGTTTCGAGTGCCGAAGAAAGcaaaggaggaggaggagctAA
- the LOC103503467 gene encoding uncharacterized protein LOC103503467 isoform X7 — protein sequence MEATSVSGSKGTVISEKGQFRGIRIENPFTLKVGQIFTGFGVGCGVGIGVGRPINMGAIPVMNELMSATRGATDAFSGITRHLNNSEIRSYEHPSWHWVWSWFWPWFWYWPGYQAFISTSSSLFCDAMEKVMTKLGNNPSLPISQGAVPVSLQSASSMTNASENEHPIASIRKIAKEVPGTALENLSGYRDMSKGSTLQNALSSRSYGTRTEKVIDSFLQNPVFKGEDTELKDEVGRLRLENHLFQMVIMHQKLIQELREENNKLHQILVEDLKIPPSKLQASNIGRNIPPCSDCFECRRKQRRRRS from the exons ATGGAAGCTACAAGTGTCTCAGGCAGTAAGGGTACGGTGATTTCTGAGAAAGGGCAATTTCGTGGAATCCGAATAGAGAATCCCTTTACTTTGAAGGTGGGTCAAATTTTTACAGGCTTTGGCGTCGGATGTGGCGTCGGTATCGGCGTTGGCCGCCCCATAAACATGG GTGCAATTCCTGTCATGAACGAATTAATGAGTGCCACAAGAGGTGCAACCGATGCGTTTTCTGGCATAACGAGGCACTTAAATAACTCT GAAATTAGGAGCTACGAACATCCAAGCTGGCATTGGGTGTGGAGTTGGTTTTGGCCATGGTTTTGGTATTG GCCTGGCTATCAAGCCTTCATTTCTACATCAAGTTCACTCTTCTGCGATG CAATGGAGAAGGTGATGACAAAATTAGGAAATAATCCTAGTCTTCCAATTAGTCAAGGCGCCGTACCAGTATCACTACAATCTGCGAGCAGCATGACAAATGCTTCAGAGAATGAACATCCTATTGCAAGTATCagaaaaattgcaaaagaagtGCCTGGAACAGCCCTAGAAAATCTGTCTGGATATCGAGACATGTCTAAGGGATCCACTCTTCAAAATGCTCTATCGAGCAGATCATATGGAACTCGAACTGAAAAGGTCATTGACAGTTTCTTGCAAAATCCTGTTTTTAAAGGAGAAGATACTGAACTGAAGGATGAG GTTGGACGGCTGCGGCTTGAGAACCATCTCTTCCAAATG GTAATAATGCATCAGAAACTTATTCAAGAGCTTAGGGAGGAAAATAACAAGCTTCACCAAATACTAGTGGAAGACTTGAAAATACCTCCCAGCAAGCTCCAAGCAAGTAACATAGGTAGAAATATTCCACCATGTTCGGATTGTTTCGAGTGCCGAAGAAAGcaaaggaggaggaggagctAA
- the LOC103503473 gene encoding uncharacterized protein LOC103503473 → MDKLLQFGRRALFYIRVLSGYEERRIRSFRLGLDKRLKQAEERKAAIRKMPEQAILGEVRRMVEEMQTLNKTLEETESAIEEYFKPIDKEAEALMKIQLEGEERSMKDMVKVMQQQALFKQAEAGKVTNTLQTEKNQQTQNLASDTTPQKT, encoded by the exons ATGGACAAGCTTTTGCAGTTTGGTCGGAGAGCCCTCTTCTACATTAGGGTCCTCTCTGGCTATGAAGAGCGGCGGattcgatcgtttagattggggcTTGATAAGCGTCTCAAACAG GCGGAGGAAAGAAAAGCTGCCATAAGAAAGATGCCAGAACAGGCCATCTTAGGTGAAGTTCGTCGTATGGTTGAGGAGATGCAAACTCTAAATAAAACTTTAGAGGAAACA GAATCTGCCATTGAAGAATACTTCAAGCCAATTGACAAAGAAGCAGAGGCATTGATGAAAATACAACTTGAAGGAGAAGAGAGAAGTATGAAGGACATGGTTAAAGTTATGCAGCAACAGGCTTTGTTTAAACAAGCTGAGGCAGGTAAGGTTACAAATACTCTACAAACTGAAAAAAATCAACAAACTCAAAACCTTGCATCTGACACAACCCCTCAAAAAACTTAG
- the LOC103503467 gene encoding uncharacterized protein LOC103503467 isoform X4 has product MEATSVSGSKGTVISEKGQFRGIRIENPFTLKVGQIFTGFGVGCGVGIGVGRPINMGAIPVMNELMSATRGATDAFSGITRHLNNSLRKLGATNIQAGIGCGVGFGHGFGIGLAIKPSFLHQVHSSAMQAMEKVMTKLGNNPSLPISQGAVPVSLQSASSMTNASENEHPIASIRKIAKEVPGTALENLSGYRDMSKGSTLQNALSSRSYGTRTEKVIDSFLQNPVFKGEDTELKDEVGRLRLENHLFQMVIMHQKLIQELREENNKLHQILVEDLKIPPSKLQASNIGRNIPPCSDCFECRRKQRRRRS; this is encoded by the exons ATGGAAGCTACAAGTGTCTCAGGCAGTAAGGGTACGGTGATTTCTGAGAAAGGGCAATTTCGTGGAATCCGAATAGAGAATCCCTTTACTTTGAAGGTGGGTCAAATTTTTACAGGCTTTGGCGTCGGATGTGGCGTCGGTATCGGCGTTGGCCGCCCCATAAACATGG GTGCAATTCCTGTCATGAACGAATTAATGAGTGCCACAAGAGGTGCAACCGATGCGTTTTCTGGCATAACGAGGCACTTAAATAACTCT CTCAGGAAATTAGGAGCTACGAACATCCAAGCTGGCATTGGGTGTGGAGTTGGTTTTGGCCATGGTTTTGGTATTG GCCTGGCTATCAAGCCTTCATTTCTACATCAAGTTCACTCTTCTGCGATG CAAGCAATGGAGAAGGTGATGACAAAATTAGGAAATAATCCTAGTCTTCCAATTAGTCAAGGCGCCGTACCAGTATCACTACAATCTGCGAGCAGCATGACAAATGCTTCAGAGAATGAACATCCTATTGCAAGTATCagaaaaattgcaaaagaagtGCCTGGAACAGCCCTAGAAAATCTGTCTGGATATCGAGACATGTCTAAGGGATCCACTCTTCAAAATGCTCTATCGAGCAGATCATATGGAACTCGAACTGAAAAGGTCATTGACAGTTTCTTGCAAAATCCTGTTTTTAAAGGAGAAGATACTGAACTGAAGGATGAG GTTGGACGGCTGCGGCTTGAGAACCATCTCTTCCAAATG GTAATAATGCATCAGAAACTTATTCAAGAGCTTAGGGAGGAAAATAACAAGCTTCACCAAATACTAGTGGAAGACTTGAAAATACCTCCCAGCAAGCTCCAAGCAAGTAACATAGGTAGAAATATTCCACCATGTTCGGATTGTTTCGAGTGCCGAAGAAAGcaaaggaggaggaggagctAA
- the LOC103503472 gene encoding bax inhibitor 1-like gives MDAFSSFFDSQPASTNRWTYDSLKNFRQISPVVQSHLYQVYLTLGCALVASAAGAYLHILWNIGGILTTLAGIGCIAWLMATPPYEERKRVSMLMAAALLEGASTGPLIGLAIDIDPSVLVSAFVGTAVAFGCFSAAAMFARRREYLYLGGLLSSGISMLLWLHFASSIFGGSTALFKFELYFGLLLFVGYMVVDTQEIIERAHLGDMDYVKHALTLFTDFFGVFVRLLIIMLRNSVEKTRRRRRKGGTKCMDFGLFFNAAA, from the exons ATGGATgccttttcatctttctttgaTTCTCAACCAGCTTCTACAAACCGTTGGACCTATGATTCTCTCAAGAACTTCCGGCAGATTTCCCCGGTCGTTCAATCTCATCTCTACCAG GTTTACCTTACTCTGGGTTGTGCTTTGGTTGCATCTGCTGCCGGAGCTTATCTGCATATTCTATGGAACATTGGCGGAATTCTCACTACACTTGCTGGTATTGGATGCATCGCATGGCTAATGGCCACTCCTCCTTATGAAGAG AGAAAGAGGGTTTCTATGTTAATGGCGGCTGCTCTTCTCGAAGGAGCTTCAACTGGTCCTTTGATTGGGTTGGCTATAGATATTGACCCCAG TGTTTTGGTCAGTGCCTTCGTGGGAACTGCAGTGGCTTTTGGTTGTTTCTCTGCAGCAGCCATGTTCGCAAGACGCAGAGAATACCTTTACCTGGGTGGCTTGCTTTCTTCTGGGATATCCATGTTACTCTGGTTGCATTTCGCTTCGTCAATATTCGGTGGTTCTACTGCTCTCTTCAAGTTTGAG TTGTACTTTGGGCTATTGCTGTTTGTGGGCTACATGGTAGTTGATACTCAAGAAATAATCGAGAGGGCTCATCTTGGTGATATGGACTATGTGAAGCATGCCCTGACTCTTTTCACAGATTTCTTTGGTGTTTTCGTCCGACTTCTCATTATAATG CTAAGGAACTCGGTAGAGAAAacgaggagaagaagaagaaaaggagggACTAAATGTATGGATTTTGGTCTGTTTTTTAATGCAGCGGCTTGA
- the LOC103503467 gene encoding uncharacterized protein LOC103503467 isoform X1 — protein MEATSVSGSKGTVISEKGQFRGIRIENPFTLKVGQIFTGFGVGCGVGIGVGRPINMGKFFFFLCRPINMGAIPVMNELMSATRGATDAFSGITRHLNNSLRKLGATNIQAGIGCGVGFGHGFGIGLAIKPSFLHQVHSSAMQAMEKVMTKLGNNPSLPISQGAVPVSLQSASSMTNASENEHPIASIRKIAKEVPGTALENLSGYRDMSKGSTLQNALSSRSYGTRTEKVIDSFLQNPVFKGEDTELKDEVGRLRLENHLFQMVIMHQKLIQELREENNKLHQILVEDLKIPPSKLQASNIGRNIPPCSDCFECRRKQRRRRS, from the exons ATGGAAGCTACAAGTGTCTCAGGCAGTAAGGGTACGGTGATTTCTGAGAAAGGGCAATTTCGTGGAATCCGAATAGAGAATCCCTTTACTTTGAAGGTGGGTCAAATTTTTACAGGCTTTGGCGTCGGATGTGGCGTCGGTATCGGCGTTGGCCGCCCCATAAACATGGGtaaattctttttcttcctttgtcgTCCCATAAACATGG GTGCAATTCCTGTCATGAACGAATTAATGAGTGCCACAAGAGGTGCAACCGATGCGTTTTCTGGCATAACGAGGCACTTAAATAACTCT CTCAGGAAATTAGGAGCTACGAACATCCAAGCTGGCATTGGGTGTGGAGTTGGTTTTGGCCATGGTTTTGGTATTG GCCTGGCTATCAAGCCTTCATTTCTACATCAAGTTCACTCTTCTGCGATG CAAGCAATGGAGAAGGTGATGACAAAATTAGGAAATAATCCTAGTCTTCCAATTAGTCAAGGCGCCGTACCAGTATCACTACAATCTGCGAGCAGCATGACAAATGCTTCAGAGAATGAACATCCTATTGCAAGTATCagaaaaattgcaaaagaagtGCCTGGAACAGCCCTAGAAAATCTGTCTGGATATCGAGACATGTCTAAGGGATCCACTCTTCAAAATGCTCTATCGAGCAGATCATATGGAACTCGAACTGAAAAGGTCATTGACAGTTTCTTGCAAAATCCTGTTTTTAAAGGAGAAGATACTGAACTGAAGGATGAG GTTGGACGGCTGCGGCTTGAGAACCATCTCTTCCAAATG GTAATAATGCATCAGAAACTTATTCAAGAGCTTAGGGAGGAAAATAACAAGCTTCACCAAATACTAGTGGAAGACTTGAAAATACCTCCCAGCAAGCTCCAAGCAAGTAACATAGGTAGAAATATTCCACCATGTTCGGATTGTTTCGAGTGCCGAAGAAAGcaaaggaggaggaggagctAA